gtgaatatatatgaatatgttgtatatcttatataataaagtcaTTTTAGATAAATTGATTATTGTACTCTCTTTTCCACaaattatagtattttaatcagaactatttttttgttattcgaACTGAAACCggccagaaaaaaaaaaaaaaaaatttgacgAAATTTTCATATCTAAACCAAATTCAAACCGTTCTGGTTTATTCTGATCGAACCGAATTCATGACCTAACAACAACCATAATTAAAACATACATACAATTCACTAACCAAAATTTTGCTACACCGTCCCTTTCGTCCGAAGACACTCACACGTCCAAACATACATTTACACATCTCAAGTCGAGATTTATTTCAAACTAAACCTTTTAAACTATTAAGGAGAtccacaaccaaaagaaaaaagagagcaaagtgaaacaatttattttcgAATTACATAAACAAATCCCAAAAGTTAATGCCAAATGAAGACATTATACTCAACCACGGCATCTATATTTACAACCTTATAAGTCTTTGGCAGTGCATATCCTCTAGCAAACCTGAAATCGCCGGTACCTCCGATGATCGGCAACTCTCTCTCCTCCAGCAGTATCGGATTCCGTCCATACAACGCAGCGGTGCTGCCGTTAAACTCTCCTTCCGTGAACACAAAGTTAAAGACCATTGTAAAACCAAACGTTTTCATGTCCGTCGATGCGTACAACCCCTGAGCTCTCCCCACTTCCTTCGAGCTCAGCTCAGGTCCCTCAGTCACCGGGGCGTCAACAATAAGAACCGCACCGAATACAGTGGCGGAGGAGTTTGTTCCCGGGGCTTCAGCGACTCTGATGGTGGTGGGTTTGTCACCGGAGATGATGTCATGGAAGTAGAAGTGGAGGTGTGTGAGTTTATCCGGCTTATTTCCTTGAAACGGAGTCGTTTTGGAGTAAGGTTTGGATTGTGTTACGGTGATGGTAAGAAGGAGAACAGTTGAGAATATCAAAGgaagtagaagaagcagaaaaggTGTAGCCATGTTCGTTATTTGTAACATATGTGACTTATTGCATGAAAGCAcgaatttttgttggtttatataacatttttgtgtgtgtatgtatattgTTTTCAGATTGGTGACAATAACATATCCGTTGACGAGGAAAACTAGGAAGTTAGATTTGTAGACAACTAGATATTCCCACCCCTacgaatatatatgtaaatgataaggtgtaaacaaacaaacaaaaagaaaaaattggacaaacaacaaataaggaaaaatattagattttgtaTTGCGATGACTTTGCTGAAATTTGCAAGAAATTGTTGTCTATATTGATGGGATTACAGTAAATGGTTCTAGTGTTCAGTGTTCTCTAATGATCTTCGTTTTGTAGACCATGAATGACTAATTAACTAGAATAATACTTccatgataattaaaatttgtattataaaagaaacatGTGTTCGAGAAATAAAGACCCcatgcaaaaaaagaaactcaaatttgATTTACAAGTGATGATACAACTGATACCTCAATCGTACGTCATCTCCACAAGTATAcaaataaactcaaaactgCCTTATTTgccccaaaagaaaaagtttaaatcctgcaattttctcaaaatcagttgtattattttgtatacaaCCACAACTATACATCAATAAGATCAATGGTTCGCATACCAATGAATGACACAAGTACAATTACAACTACAACCGTTGCTTAAATTTGACCAACAAGATGTGAGTTGttccaaaataacaaaaattaaatatgtacTACGTATTTAGCTCGAGAAAAATGaggaaataaaacatttttatcatttaatttctaattttcCTCCTTTATTTCCCTTTAAATAATTGAACGTACCGGCAGGGGataattcaataaaataaaatacccGATGCCTCAATTCTCACGCATATTCACTCGCGTCACGACCACAGATCCTTGGAGCTGAGGCTGCGTGAGAGACACGAGCAAAAAAATGCGTCGAGGGTGTTAGATAATGTGGGCAATATTGTTATCTTTCTCCATATAACactttaattattattttttccgctttcattttttctcttccctcttcttcttgttctcatTACATATCAATCAAccctaaaaaaaacttatcttaTGAATCTATTAAGTAGATCTCTAATCTCTTTCCTACTATTTATATAGACTCCTTTTGTTGTAGCCTACTTCTTGCATATTAACCCCTTGTGTCTCTCACAATCCCACTAGTACTGAAACATAGAGATAGACTTAGCTCAAGATAAGCTAATTTGTTTTCACTCtaatatagagagagagagaaagagatcgGAG
This sequence is a window from Arabidopsis thaliana chromosome 1 sequence. Protein-coding genes within it:
- a CDS encoding Disease resistance-responsive (dirigent-like protein) family protein (Disease resistance-responsive (dirigent-like protein) family protein; FUNCTIONS IN: molecular_function unknown; INVOLVED IN: defense response; LOCATED IN: endomembrane system; EXPRESSED IN: stamen; EXPRESSED DURING: 4 anthesis; CONTAINS InterPro DOMAIN/s: Plant disease resistance response protein (InterPro:IPR004265); BEST Arabidopsis thaliana protein match is: Disease resistance-responsive (dirigent-like protein) family protein (TAIR:AT5G42500.1); Has 955 Blast hits to 954 proteins in 45 species: Archae - 0; Bacteria - 0; Metazoa - 0; Fungi - 0; Plants - 955; Viruses - 0; Other Eukaryotes - 0 (source: NCBI BLink).), whose protein sequence is MLQITNMATPFLLLLLPLIFSTVLLLTITVTQSKPYSKTTPFQGNKPDKLTHLHFYFHDIISGDKPTTIRVAEAPGTNSSATVFGAVLIVDAPVTEGPELSSKEVGRAQGLYASTDMKTFGFTMVFNFVFTEGEFNGSTAALYGRNPILLEERELPIIGGTGDFRFARGYALPKTYKVVNIDAVVEYNVFIWH